The Allocoprobacillus halotolerans nucleotide sequence ACTAATTGAGAGGTTTTAAAAGTTTGAAATTTTATGCAATTCACTCTAGCTTCAGCAGCAGCATCAATAAGTTGTCGAGCTAAATTAATATCACCATTATGATTTACACCAGCTTCTGCAATAATATATGTTTTATCCATTATTTATCTTCTCCTTAAAAAAGTTGCAGGATTTCCAGCAACATACTCATTTTGACCTATATTTTTAATAACACAACTTCCCATACCTACGATTGCATAATCTTTTATTTTGAGTCCATTCCTGATTGTGCTATTTGCCCCTATAAAAACACTATCTCCTATTTCTACGTTCCCACACAGTACACTTCCAACTGAAACATGCGAAAAGTGTCCAATAGTACATTCGTGTTCAATGATGGCACCGGTGTTTATTATGCACATATTGCCTAAAGATACATCAGCATTAATTACAACTTTTTTCCTATAAAAACACCTTCACCAATTTGTATATCATTTGCAAGTATTGAGCTTCGATCAATTACATTAATAAGTTGATATCTATACATCGTTAATTTTTTATATAATTGTTCTCTTATTGTTGTATTTTTTATACTTCCAACAGTTATAAATGCATAATGATATCCTTGAGAATATAATGCTTCTAAATAATCATCATTACCTACAACAGGTATCCCCAAAACCTCTTTCAGATGTGGAAAAGCTGGATCAAGAATAACAATGTCATCGAATTTCTTTTTATCCAAAGCGTCTATTACGCTTTTGCAGTGACCACCACCGCCTACTAATACCAGTTTTTTCATAATTTTTTTCGAAATCCATAATTAATTGAGCTACTCTTCTTACATCTTCCTGTGTTAAATTACTACTACAAGGAATATTAATGGCACTATCATAAAAAAATTGAGCTTCTTTACCACCACACATCTTAT carries:
- a CDS encoding DapH/DapD/GlmU-related protein, which codes for MCIINTGAIIEHECTIGHFSHVSVGSVLCGNVEIGDSVFIGANSTIRNGLKIKDYAIVGMGSCVIKNIGQNEYVAGNPATFLRRR